The proteins below are encoded in one region of Caballeronia sp. SL2Y3:
- the mch gene encoding methenyltetrahydromethanopterin cyclohydrolase codes for MTLTSPLPAGLSVNAMSEPLVAQLIECSEEFRVGITRTPAGTTIVDAGVDAAGSADAGILIARICMGGLGHVGRRTAFEAAPLWPVFIEVHTSNPVLACLGSQYAGWSLSATKDETGGKKFFSLGSGPARALACKEPLFDELGYRDKHERGALVMEVNRLPPQVVIDKVIDDCGLAPDKLVIAVTPTHSVAGTVQVVARIVEVALHKTHVLGVDLSEIVEASGSAPLPPPAPDDTQAMGRTNDAILYGGRVHLTVKSDRAARRLAAELPSSNARDYGKPFAEIFKSFNYDFYQIDAALFAPAEAWVSSLESGATYHGGKLDHALLRAQWHVTQETP; via the coding sequence ATGACACTGACTTCTCCCCTCCCCGCCGGATTGAGCGTCAACGCGATGAGCGAGCCGCTCGTCGCGCAGCTGATCGAATGCAGCGAAGAGTTTCGCGTCGGCATCACGCGCACGCCTGCGGGCACGACTATCGTGGACGCAGGCGTCGATGCAGCGGGCAGCGCGGATGCCGGCATTCTCATCGCGCGAATCTGCATGGGCGGGCTCGGACACGTTGGGCGCCGCACGGCGTTCGAGGCCGCTCCGCTCTGGCCCGTCTTCATCGAAGTGCATACGTCGAATCCGGTGCTTGCCTGCCTCGGGAGCCAGTACGCGGGCTGGAGTCTGTCCGCGACCAAAGACGAGACCGGCGGCAAGAAGTTCTTCTCGCTAGGCTCGGGCCCTGCGCGCGCGCTCGCGTGCAAGGAGCCGCTCTTTGATGAACTCGGCTATCGCGACAAACACGAACGCGGCGCGCTCGTCATGGAAGTGAATCGCCTGCCGCCGCAAGTGGTCATCGACAAGGTGATCGACGACTGCGGCCTGGCGCCTGACAAGCTCGTCATCGCGGTCACGCCGACACATTCTGTCGCGGGCACGGTGCAGGTCGTGGCGCGCATAGTGGAAGTTGCGCTGCACAAGACGCATGTGCTGGGCGTGGACTTGAGCGAGATCGTGGAAGCGAGCGGCAGCGCCCCGTTGCCGCCGCCCGCGCCCGACGACACGCAGGCAATGGGCCGCACCAACGACGCCATTCTCTACGGCGGCCGCGTGCATCTCACAGTAAAGAGCGATAGAGCCGCACGACGGCTCGCGGCCGAACTGCCGTCTTCGAACGCGCGGGACTACGGCAAGCCTTTCGCCGAAATCTTCAAGTCATTTAACTACGACTTCTATCAGATCGACGCCGCGCTCTTCGCGCCCGCCGAAGCCTGGGTGTCGAGTCTCGAAAGCGGCGCGACGTATCACGGCGGCAAGCTCGACCACGCGCTGCTTCGCGCGCAATGGCACGTCACGCAGGAAACGCCATGA
- a CDS encoding RimK family alpha-L-glutamate ligase — protein MARHAGNAMTRVAIMTDETGWHTSRLKKAFRARGVEARCVDLADCRIDTTWPPHGLAIPGFGHALPDAVFVRGIAGGTFEQVTLRLGILHALRESGVPVYNDARAIERSVDKSMTSFLLNRFGVPTPATWAGESPAFAKRVLMREAAAGRKLVMKPLFGSQGKGLRRLGDDACETLPSLEDFSGVAYLQRYVDAGHPGFDWRVLVIGTRAVAAMKRVGGDDWIHNFARGARCEPAELTSSLADTAVRASHALGLDYAGVDLIAADGRPLVLEVNGVAAWRGLQSVTPLDIAALLADDLLDRKLALSQRTFALASGDARA, from the coding sequence ATGGCACGTCACGCAGGAAACGCCATGACGCGCGTCGCGATCATGACCGACGAGACCGGCTGGCACACGAGCCGTCTGAAGAAAGCGTTCCGCGCGCGCGGCGTCGAGGCGCGCTGCGTCGATCTCGCGGATTGCCGCATCGATACGACGTGGCCTCCGCACGGGCTCGCCATTCCCGGCTTCGGCCACGCGCTGCCGGATGCCGTGTTCGTGCGCGGCATCGCGGGCGGCACATTCGAACAGGTGACGCTGCGGCTCGGCATCCTGCACGCGCTGCGCGAAAGCGGCGTGCCGGTCTATAACGACGCCCGCGCCATCGAACGCAGCGTCGACAAGTCGATGACGAGCTTTCTGCTCAACCGCTTCGGCGTGCCGACGCCCGCGACATGGGCCGGCGAATCGCCCGCATTTGCCAAGCGCGTGCTGATGCGCGAAGCGGCGGCGGGCCGCAAGCTCGTGATGAAGCCGCTCTTCGGCTCGCAAGGCAAAGGCTTGCGGCGGCTCGGCGACGACGCATGCGAAACGTTGCCATCGCTCGAAGACTTCAGCGGCGTCGCGTATCTACAGCGTTATGTCGATGCCGGGCATCCCGGCTTCGACTGGCGCGTGCTCGTGATCGGCACGCGGGCGGTCGCGGCGATGAAGCGCGTGGGCGGCGACGACTGGATTCACAACTTCGCCCGTGGCGCGCGGTGCGAGCCGGCCGAGCTGACGTCCTCGCTCGCCGATACTGCGGTGCGGGCGAGCCACGCGCTCGGCCTGGACTATGCGGGCGTCGATCTGATCGCAGCGGATGGACGCCCGCTCGTGCTCGAAGTGAACGGCGTGGCGGCGTGGCGCGGGTTGCAGTCGGTGACGCCGCTCGATATCGCCGCATTGCTCGCCGACGATCTGCTCGACCGCAAGCTCGCTCTATCGCAGCGCACGTTCGCATTGGCAAGCGGCGATGCCCGCGCGTGA
- a CDS encoding triphosphoribosyl-dephospho-CoA synthase: MPAREPMHARDAFMRACALDVETRKPGNVSIASAGHGMTAAQFIESAEMAAAGLFVAGANVGMRILDAVRRTSDAVGCNTNLGIVLLAAPLCAALERLPRDHPVDIGHWHAATEATLASLDIDDARLAYRAIALANPGGLGEAREQSVHAPPTVDLRAAMTLAANRDSIARQYANGFADVFGAGLDAARHAGIANPHAAMLDTFLTFLSLWPDSHIVRKHGAATAQSVTRHAAVQRSNWRAAGRPSHAPALDAWDAELKAQRINPGTSADLAVATLFVALVTA, encoded by the coding sequence ATGCCCGCGCGTGAGCCGATGCACGCGCGCGACGCGTTCATGCGCGCCTGCGCCCTCGACGTGGAGACGCGCAAGCCCGGCAACGTAAGCATCGCGAGCGCGGGCCACGGCATGACGGCGGCGCAGTTCATCGAGAGCGCGGAAATGGCGGCGGCGGGTCTCTTCGTAGCGGGCGCAAACGTCGGCATGCGCATTCTCGACGCCGTGCGCCGTACCTCCGATGCAGTCGGCTGCAACACGAATCTCGGCATCGTGCTGCTCGCCGCGCCGTTGTGCGCCGCGCTCGAACGCCTGCCGCGCGATCATCCTGTCGACATCGGGCACTGGCATGCCGCGACCGAAGCGACGCTTGCATCGCTCGATATCGACGATGCACGCCTGGCCTATCGCGCGATCGCGCTTGCCAATCCCGGCGGCCTCGGCGAAGCACGCGAGCAATCCGTGCATGCGCCGCCGACCGTGGACCTGCGCGCCGCGATGACGCTCGCCGCGAACCGCGACAGCATCGCGCGGCAATACGCGAACGGCTTCGCCGACGTGTTCGGCGCGGGCCTCGATGCGGCGAGACACGCGGGCATCGCGAATCCACACGCGGCCATGCTCGATACGTTCCTCACGTTCCTCTCGCTCTGGCCGGACTCGCACATTGTGCGCAAGCACGGCGCGGCGACGGCGCAAAGTGTCACGCGCCATGCCGCCGTTCAACGCTCGAACTGGCGCGCGGCGGGCCGTCCTTCGCACGCGCCCGCGCTCGACGCATGGGACGCCGAACTCAAGGCGCAACGCATCAACCCGGGAACGAGCGCGGACCTCGCCGTGGCGACGCTTTTCGTCGCGCTCGTGACCGCATGA
- the fae gene encoding formaldehyde-activating enzyme: MAKINRVLIGESLVGDGNEVAHIDLIIGPRGSAAETAFCHALTNNKDGFTSLLAVVAPNLITKPNTILFNKVTIKGAKQAVQMFGPAQHAVALAVADSVEDGTIPADEADDLFICVGVFIHWEATDDKKIQEFNYQATKEAIQRAVAGEPKASEVVSRKSSVAHPFAAA, translated from the coding sequence ATGGCCAAGATCAACCGCGTCCTGATAGGCGAGTCGCTCGTCGGCGACGGCAACGAGGTCGCTCATATCGACTTGATCATCGGACCGCGAGGCTCCGCTGCGGAGACCGCGTTCTGCCACGCGCTCACGAACAACAAGGACGGCTTCACGTCGCTCTTGGCCGTGGTCGCGCCCAATCTCATCACCAAGCCCAATACGATTCTCTTCAACAAGGTCACCATCAAAGGCGCGAAGCAGGCCGTGCAGATGTTCGGGCCCGCGCAGCATGCGGTGGCGCTCGCGGTCGCCGACAGCGTGGAAGACGGCACCATTCCCGCCGACGAGGCCGACGACCTCTTTATCTGTGTCGGCGTGTTCATTCACTGGGAAGCAACCGACGACAAGAAGATTCAGGAGTTCAACTATCAGGCGACGAAAGAAGCCATTCAGCGCGCGGTAGCGGGCGAACCGAAGGCATCCGAAGTGGTGTCGAGGAAGTCATCGGTCGCGCATCCGTTCGCGGCGGCCTGA
- a CDS encoding dihydroneopterin aldolase, translated as MAPRAAEENPPMDIVFIEGLTGQTVIGIDKSELHIAQPVRMSLAIGVPSLRACTTDRIEDTVNYAAVREAVHALLASHRVQLLEALAEHIAQLVIARFGAHWVRVSLAKPAKFDDVDAVGVVIERRRAPCMQGGQGGLGWIGLGYVPQ; from the coding sequence ATGGCGCCGCGCGCTGCCGAGGAAAACCCGCCGATGGATATCGTATTTATCGAGGGACTGACAGGGCAGACGGTGATCGGCATCGACAAGAGCGAGCTGCACATCGCGCAGCCCGTGCGCATGAGTCTCGCGATCGGCGTGCCGTCGTTGCGGGCGTGTACGACGGATCGCATCGAGGACACGGTCAACTACGCTGCGGTGCGCGAAGCCGTTCACGCGCTGCTTGCGTCGCATCGCGTTCAGCTATTGGAGGCGCTGGCCGAGCACATCGCGCAACTGGTCATCGCACGGTTCGGCGCGCATTGGGTGAGGGTGTCGCTCGCAAAGCCCGCCAAGTTCGACGATGTCGATGCGGTCGGCGTCGTGATCGAGCGGCGGCGCGCGCCGTGCATGCAAGGTGGGCAAGGCGGGCTCGGCTGGATCGGCCTGGGTTACGTGCCGCAATAA
- a CDS encoding sigma-54-dependent Fis family transcriptional regulator translates to MSSLADVDTHVREVLNIVHNPLATRRASDSVAQSWMRCLTEFHLDPARFVMPPVLTSRELTERREAASDLIASSKLEMTTLYQQLADPELAVVLVDADGVIVHQVSSVPFGEAVAADGLRVGALWSEREAGTNGMGTCLIERDCIAVCQHEHFYPRYTSLTCSAAPIFDERGTIAGVLDVTSRSKLLQQHSLVLVGMSRQMIENRLIDARYRHANMIHFHSRPEFVGTLHAGKLAVSDDGVVLAASRSALFQLDLRTPAELCGKRIEEAFNASLEDMIARSIRGSFHPVTVYSAKANSRFFLTAQTPREAAGGATRILMNDSALTTSTRLKPARKESRENAVAGAGRLDKLSHLEFGDPRMASQIQLAARVIQRKIPIILRGQTGTGKEVFANALHSISPNGAGAFVAVNCASLPENLIESELFGYRAGAFTGAQREGRRGKIVQANGGTLFLDEIGDMPLTLQARLLRVLEEHEVTPLGAETTVKVDFQLISASHRNLAELVQTGLFREDLYYRLNGIEINLPPLRERADALALIGHILETESTDPPALSAEARQALLSYSWPGNIRQLRHVLQMAIALCDGPEIRCAHLPPEIMNGARAVSATNASTASATSPRPHLTDDADTSALNAIQVRERETVLMLLDEHRWNVSNVAKVLGISRNTLYRKMHRLHIRLSHDSPTPDHA, encoded by the coding sequence ATGTCGTCGCTAGCTGACGTAGACACGCATGTCCGGGAAGTGCTGAACATCGTCCACAACCCGCTCGCCACGCGGCGCGCGAGCGATTCCGTCGCGCAATCGTGGATGCGTTGCCTCACCGAGTTCCACCTCGACCCCGCGCGCTTCGTGATGCCGCCGGTGCTGACATCGCGCGAACTCACCGAGCGCCGCGAAGCCGCGAGCGATCTCATCGCATCCTCCAAGCTCGAAATGACGACGCTGTACCAGCAGCTCGCTGATCCCGAACTCGCGGTCGTGCTCGTCGATGCCGACGGCGTGATCGTGCATCAGGTGTCCTCGGTGCCGTTCGGCGAGGCTGTCGCCGCCGACGGCCTGCGCGTCGGCGCGCTGTGGAGCGAGCGCGAAGCGGGCACCAACGGCATGGGCACGTGTCTGATCGAGCGCGACTGCATTGCCGTGTGCCAGCACGAGCACTTCTATCCGCGCTATACGTCGCTCACCTGCTCCGCCGCGCCGATCTTCGATGAACGCGGCACGATTGCCGGCGTGCTCGATGTCACGAGCCGCTCGAAGCTCTTGCAGCAGCATTCGCTGGTGCTCGTCGGCATGTCGCGGCAGATGATCGAAAACCGTCTGATCGATGCGCGCTACCGGCACGCGAACATGATCCACTTCCATAGCCGGCCGGAATTCGTCGGCACGCTGCACGCGGGCAAGCTCGCGGTCAGCGACGACGGCGTGGTGCTGGCCGCGAGCCGCAGCGCGCTCTTTCAGCTCGATCTGCGCACGCCCGCGGAACTGTGCGGCAAGCGCATCGAAGAGGCGTTCAACGCGTCGCTCGAAGACATGATCGCGCGCAGCATACGCGGCTCGTTTCATCCGGTCACCGTGTACAGCGCGAAGGCGAACAGCCGCTTCTTCCTCACCGCGCAGACGCCGCGCGAAGCGGCAGGCGGCGCGACGCGCATACTGATGAACGACTCCGCGTTGACGACGAGCACGCGTTTAAAGCCCGCGCGCAAGGAGTCGCGCGAGAATGCGGTTGCAGGCGCAGGCCGTCTCGACAAGCTCTCGCATCTGGAATTCGGCGATCCGCGCATGGCCTCGCAGATTCAGCTTGCCGCACGCGTGATTCAACGCAAGATACCGATCATCCTGCGCGGGCAAACGGGCACCGGCAAGGAAGTCTTCGCCAATGCGCTGCACAGCATCAGCCCGAACGGAGCGGGCGCGTTCGTCGCGGTGAATTGCGCGTCGCTGCCGGAGAATCTCATCGAAAGCGAGTTGTTCGGTTACCGCGCGGGCGCATTCACCGGCGCGCAGCGTGAAGGACGGCGCGGCAAGATCGTGCAGGCGAACGGCGGCACGCTGTTTCTGGATGAGATCGGCGACATGCCGCTCACGCTGCAGGCGCGGCTGCTGCGCGTGCTCGAAGAACACGAAGTCACGCCGCTCGGCGCGGAAACAACCGTGAAGGTGGACTTCCAACTCATTAGCGCGAGTCACCGCAATCTCGCGGAGCTCGTGCAGACAGGCCTCTTTCGCGAAGACCTGTATTACCGGCTCAACGGCATCGAGATCAACTTGCCGCCGCTGCGCGAACGCGCCGATGCCCTCGCGCTCATCGGCCACATTCTCGAAACCGAATCCACCGATCCGCCCGCGCTGAGCGCCGAAGCACGACAGGCTCTGCTGAGTTATTCGTGGCCCGGCAATATCCGTCAATTGCGGCACGTCCTGCAAATGGCGATCGCGCTCTGCGACGGTCCTGAGATTCGCTGCGCGCATCTGCCGCCCGAGATCATGAACGGCGCGCGTGCCGTGAGCGCGACGAATGCATCCACGGCAAGCGCCACGTCGCCACGGCCGCATCTCACCGACGACGCCGACACCTCCGCGCTCAACGCGATACAGGTGAGGGAACGCGAGACCGTGTTGATGCTGCTCGACGAACATCGCTGGAACGTGAGCAACGTCGCGAAGGTGCTCGGCATCAGCCGGAACACGTTGTATCGCAAGATGCATCGGCTGCACATCAGGCTGTCGCACGATTCGCCCACGCCGGATCACGCATGA
- a CDS encoding flavoprotein, translating to MTQPAPARRLDEFKPDARFAWCVTGSGHMIEESLELALRLPRCDLFLSRAGEEVLPLYGWPIRKLREHFKVFRDNSASSVPVGMIYHGEYHTVVIAPATSNTVAKCALGISDTLPTNLFAQAGKQCVPGIVFACDTAPSVITQTPHEWVEVRPRAIELDNVERLARIEHTTVARTLDDLKAALEQRLSDLNLAWNTLSS from the coding sequence ATGACGCAGCCCGCGCCCGCTCGCCGGCTCGACGAGTTCAAGCCCGACGCGCGCTTCGCGTGGTGCGTGACCGGTTCGGGGCACATGATCGAGGAATCGCTCGAACTCGCTTTGCGCCTGCCGCGCTGCGATCTCTTCCTCTCACGCGCAGGCGAGGAAGTGCTGCCGCTCTATGGCTGGCCTATACGTAAGCTGCGCGAGCACTTCAAGGTCTTTCGCGACAACAGCGCGAGCAGCGTGCCCGTGGGCATGATCTATCACGGCGAATATCACACCGTCGTGATTGCGCCCGCAACCAGCAACACGGTGGCGAAGTGCGCGCTCGGCATCTCCGACACGTTGCCCACCAATCTCTTTGCGCAAGCCGGCAAGCAATGCGTGCCGGGCATCGTTTTCGCATGCGATACAGCGCCGAGCGTCATCACGCAAACGCCTCACGAATGGGTCGAAGTGAGGCCGCGCGCCATCGAGCTGGATAACGTCGAACGCCTGGCGCGCATCGAACATACGACTGTCGCGCGCACGCTCGATGACCTGAAGGCCGCGCTCGAACAACGGCTTTCGGACCTGAATCTCGCATGGAACACATTGTCTTCCTGA